DNA sequence from the Lynx canadensis isolate LIC74 chromosome B2, mLynCan4.pri.v2, whole genome shotgun sequence genome:
GCTCTTTGCCACAGAAAGCGGTGTCGCCATCCGTGGGGACAGGTCAGCACTGTGGCCTCCCCCCACCCGGCCGACTCCCCGGAGCGGCTCCTGAGCCATGGACTCCCCTGCTCGGGCGCCCGCAGAGCTGGGGACACGCGCCTGTCTGCTGTGGGCTGTCACCCGACGGCTCTCGGGGCCACGGCTCGGCTCGCCATCAGCTACCCCATGGCCTGCTCCAGGTGCCACCCGTGGGTGCACTTTCTAACGCTGCCCGGAGGAAAGCGCGCATTCTGAGTGACCGTCGGTGCCTTCCCGACACCGGCCGTCCAGCTCGCCGTCCCCCGGCCGCCTTCCTCGTTTTCCAGGAGCGCCACTCTACGCACAACGCTCTTTCCAGGGACATTCTGGTTCTGTGGTTTTTTAGCCCAGCAAGATACTTAATATCAcactcatttgacaaatatttaaatcatttattgCCATTAAGTTCCAGCAGCTCAATATACACACTGCACGGAAATACACACTTTTTCAAAACATTGGCAATGAGATTGGAGTATGTGGCCAGCCGTCGGTCTCGTGGTCATTACAGTTAAGAATTCTGAGTACTTAAATGCTAATAATTATAAACGATGTTCTCTTCGGTTTTTCATTAAGTAAATTCTAACAGGTATTACCGCAGATAAAACCATCATCGGGAATTACTAAATTGATTGCATATCTTGAGCTACTCTTTACGAAGAGAAGTAAAATATTCGGTACTTGTAAGGCAGCAGAGAGTTGGCTTCGGGACTCTCAGCTATTTCTAGAAAAACTGGTTAGTAAAAATAGTAGCCAGCCTGTTTTCCTTAGCGAGCCTATCGTGAGGCAGACTGACTCAGCAGCGGCATAGCTTCCCTTCCAACAGCtggtttttcattttcccttgttATGCTGATGCCTTTTTAGTCATCCtggaaataaacacaaagaaaaattcagTTTGAGACAAATTTCACTGGGGCCTCCAAAAACTTGGATGACTTTGAGAAGACACCTTTACAGTTATTAAAACCGAAAATGTTATGAAAACAGCAATATCCTACTTCCTGTCAATTTGCATGTTTTAATAAGCAAACCTGCAGTGCACTCACTGTTTTCAATTCagcagcatatttttttttttcaacagcgTATTTTTGCTCAGAGTCCAGCTTCCCCCACAGCTAACGCATCATCTCCGCACACACTCACGCCCGGTGCCCCCGACGCCTCCAGATTTGAGTTTCGTTCTCCGTAATTTCTCAAAACGGAAGTGATGAGACCGGAAGGGGCTTACTCGTATTTGATAAGGCGACTCCCCTGAATGAGCTGGGCGACTTCGTTTGTGGCGTGGCAGGCGAAGAGAAGCCAGTTTCGAGGCTGCACCTTGTAGGCAAATCTCATGAACGTCAGGGAGTAACAGCAGAGAGCTGCCAGAAACATCAAAGCGAGGCAATGACTTACGGCTCAGCAGACCACGAGCTGCGTGCTCGGAGGTCAGGGCTCAATCACCTTTAATCGGAACAAGAATCTCTCCTGCTAAAACTCGTGGCAGATGAAGAACGTCACTGCCTAAATGCTTCCGTGAATGGGAAGCTCATCCTACATTTTACTCTGCCGCTTGGTGCCTTACTTACTAAACACTTTAAGGACGTGTCTGTTGGCTGCAGCGGCCAGTAGCTCAGACCACTTCCTGTCCCCTCAGAACTGTTTACGGCCCACCGTCTGGAAGAACTGCTACTTAATCCCGCAACAACACCTTAAGGACAAGTAGCAGGGCTCCAAATGCACTTAAAGGCACTTCCTCCAAATAGAGGTTAGAGAGGACAGTTTTTAGCTGCGTGCCCATCTGAAAGGCACACAGGACCCCAACACTTTCtagataaatatttcaaaacaactCCGCTTTTTCCTCCCCATGGACAAGCAACGCCGTTCCAACGCCATGTCGCTCTATAGGTCACTTGCAAACAGCGGAGCGTGGGAGCCATACTCCGCGTGATTCTATGCGTGAAGTCCCCCCAACTGTTCACAGTCGCATCCTTACCAAATGTCATCCGCCCACTGATAATCTCTGGAGACTTTTTCATGTCATTGATGGCAGCAATGGGAAGACCCCAGTTGGCTACAGGGCCCCAGAAGTGCTACAGAaatgagaggagggaaagggaagaggaaaagggtaAGGCGGGCGTGAACAGCTGCGGCCCTCCCTTAAGTGATAACGCAGATAACGGAAGTGCGTGAGGACAGGTCTTCACCATCGTGTGCACGGCCTGCAGGCCGGTTAACATCCGGGCCCTGACTGTTCAAGGGTCAGCCCAGAAATGGGCTGCCCTTCAAAGGCGAGCCCAGAGGCAGAAAATATCTGGCAGCTTCCCACCAGGGAACCAAATGCCCCGCCCGGAGAACTTTCAATCTGATTAACTTCTCACCCCATGGCCTCCTGGCACAACTTAAACCTCATTACGACTATCCTCCGCAAGGTAATGTTTAAATCTatcagcccccctcccccttcaaatGCTCATTAAGAGATCTGTCACTATCTCTTACCACGCAGATCCTAAATTGGGTATTTTTTCTGAAGAAAGTACCCTAAGAGGGGAGAACCTGCTTTTCGGCTCGTGTGAACTAGGTTAAGATCGGAGAGCCTGGAAATCCGCACTCAGAACTGCCAGATCCTAGGAAGTTAAGGTTGGAAACTACTCTCGATGGCAAAGCCCCCGCCTCCGTGCCACGCTGTGACCACGGCCGCCCCGGAACCAAGAAGTTGCCCGTGTTTAACAGCAGCGGCACCCAATTTGATAAAACTGGCTGCTGGCTTTTCCagcacattaaaaattgttttatgaatGTGCAATTTTCAGtgctttaaaatatgaaagaaaccaCACGTCATTGGCTAAACACCCTTCTTAGTTTTCAGAATAGTAAGCAGTAATCTGTGCAGTGCTGCCCACTGGAGCATTTAAGACAAATTCAGGCTGCTGAATCCGTTTCTGACACTGACCAGGAGTCATTAAAACCCAAACTCCCATAAGCAGCAGGAGACCAGGGAAATCCAAGAAAAATAGAGTTGGAGGACACCTGGCCGGACAGGAGAGCATTTTGCAGTGCTTACTTCGCATGCTAGGTCTGAAACTGTGGTGACGCATCAGAGCTCCCGCGGGGCCGGGACGCTAGGCACTGACAGTCTACAACCGAGTCAGGACCCCGCAAACTAGACACAGCGGGTGCAAACGATCTCCGGGGTTCTGGGAGGCTACCTAGTCCTCTTGTCTTTAGACCGGATGTTATCTGGGTGAGACACACCTCTAGAACCTTAACTTCCGGTACCTGGATGACAGGTGGCCgctgtcccttctctcccctccatcccagACGCCTGGTGACGGAGGGCCCCCAGCCTTCCGTCTccatcttcctcccttctccacctGTCCTTTTCCTGGGAGTCCCTTCATTTTCCAGCTACCACCCCAgtgtcttcctttcctcctttcctgacCAGTCCTTTCTCCACTTTGGTCTAGTTTCATCTTTTTCTAGTTAATCTTTCCACAGCTCCGCACTGCGCGGTGGCCCAGTATCTACTTTATCACGCACAGCCTCCGGGCTGGAACAGCCTGCAGAGTTTGCCTAGGAGGGGCTTCCCCCACCGGGCACACAGGCGTCTTCCCTCACGGCTGGGGCCACGGACAAGACCAGGGCAGAAATCCCACACCCCCAGCAGCCCAGGGGTTGTCCGCACAAATGATGGGATTACAAATTCTGGTGCGAGGACTTAAGCGTGAGGCAGAGCGCTGCAAGTCGAAGGCTATCTACATACTCGATTATGAACactgtttcttaaaaagaacatgaaaggtaaaaataatttgaatactCGTTCACTAAGAGATCTAGCCTTGGAAAGTCAGTAACGCATCCTTCGCCTAGTACACGCCTCTAGGTGCCACTTCCCTGTTTGGAAATATGTGTTTGGCCCACGCCCATCAGCTCAGCAGTCGAGGCACTGGTCCTGCCAGGGGTTAGCGCCCAGAGTGGACCAGGTCACCCAGGGGGACACCGGGAGAGCCACCAGGCACGGTGGCTGGATACGCTATCTCAAGCAACGGAGGCCGGGCCTGCCGTCCATAACTCTGTTGGTGCAGAAAGTCTGCAAAAGCCTGAAATGAAGGAGAACAATTTTCTTACCGTACTATTTGGTGAGGAGTCACCAAGGCGCAGACAagagacatggaaaaaaaaaaagagagagagatcagctGCTTTGAAAGACGTCTGTTCCTCCAGGTTCCTGCGACCTCCCACTTTGCTCTGGTTCCCGCAGCAGAGCCACAGGCGAGCAAGCACACTCTTCTCTCCCTGAGACGTGGGGGTAATCCCGGCAACAGCGCTGACCTCCGTCTCACGACACGGTCTAACGCTGAAGCCTCAGAGCGAAGCTGTCCTGCAGAAACGTGATGCAAGTGACTAGCAGCAGCCACACATTAATCTTAAGATTTCCAGAAGCCACGttcacaaaagtaaaacaaaagaagtcGAATTTATTAAGTTCATTCTGATGTACCGGAAATATCTTCATCTGAACACTTAATCGAGAGAAACTTATGAATGggctattttacattctttttttgtacTAAGCTCCTGAGATCCGGTGCGTGTAGACATTCAGGGTGCACCCCATTTGGACTGTGGCCACAGCGAAAGCGCTCACGGCCGTCAGGCTGGACGGCACAGGCTGAACGGGGGCGTTTCTCTGGAAAggacaagcaggagagaggcgcGGTGACGCACAGCTCTGGCAACGGCGAGCTCGCCGTTAGGAACAGGTTATCGCCAGAAGGAAAGCCCCTAAAGACAGGCAAGTAGTTTTACATTCTGTTCACTTCTAAAACTCTGGAACGTCAAACAGTGCCCAGCATTTGCCACGCATTCAAAaagtctttgttgaatgaatgaattgtaaAAActttccagtgattttttttctgaacgtTAAACTCGGTACCATTTAAAAATACGtcaagggccacctgggtggctcagtcggttgaacgtccgacttaggctcaggtcatgatctcacagtttgtgggttcgagccccgtgtcaggctttgtgctgacagctgggcctggaacctgcttcagatcctgtgtctccctatatacatacacacacacacacacacacacacacacacagatgtgtgtgtgtgtatccatccatccatccatccacctctCTCAGGAAAGGGGGTAAATCTCTAGAATAAATCTGCACAGACCGTCACTGACTCAATCATTAAAGCATATGCCTTACACCTCAGAATTTACTTGTTCAATCTTAATTCATTCTTCTTAGCCGAAATTCAGGAgcaagaatgaagaaaggaaaaacaaaaagcaatttcTTTTACTCCATCAAGAAGGtatatgagaatatttttaaaaattaaaaaaaaaagataggggtgcctgtcCAGCTCCAGTTGGTAgggcacacgactcttgatctcggggtgtgagttcaagacccactttggagattactttaaaaaaaaaaaaaaagatagcagaGATCCAGGAAGTTCTTGATTCAAGATCCTCGTTAGGGTAAGAAAATCAGCCGGAGAAGAGACAGAAGGCACCAAAAAAAGAGTACCAGAACCCAGAGGATTCAACATggcataataataaagaataaatgggtcacTTACTTTTGCCGAGCAGGATACCGTATTGTCAAACAGCTACCAAAGCACAAAAGATAAGTAATTGTCCAGGACCACGCAGCTAAAAATGACGGGCGCCAGGATTCTCACTCACTGTTCAAACTCATCACTTGGGTCTGACGTTACCATGAATCACATCCGACGAAAGCTGTCAGTAATTACTTAATATTAAGACCCTACTTAGGGGTGGCTAGGatgcttagttggttaagcgtctgacttcggctcaggtcatgatctcacagtctgtgagtaagagccccacgtcgggctctgtgctgacagctgggagcccggagcctgctttggattctgtgtctccctctcactctctgcgcctcctctgctcatgctctgtctctctcccttaaaaataaataaaaacattaaaaaaaaaaagaccctactCAAACGTCCTCGtaatgcctttcatttttttccactctATATCCAATCAAAGTCCACACTCTTGCTATGGCTACAGCCTATTCCTTAACTTCTGTTGCTTGGTGCAAAAAAATGAACGTTTTAAAATACACTTGGAAATCCACATTAGTAAGAAAGACATTTCAATCTTACTCATACAATGTGACAGAATTTTACAATCTGTATGAAAtaggattttatatttttgctgaaACACTCAACtgtgttattaaaataatttttatggggcgcctgggtggctcagttggttgagcgtctgacttccgctcaggtcgtatCTCgtagttcttgagttcgagccccgcactgggctctgtgctgtgagcacggagcctgcttcagatcctctgtccctttctcactctgcctcgcccccacttgcgctctctctcaaaaataaatacaacattaaaaaaaaaattcaggaacaGCTTTAGTTTAGAAGACCTCTGTCTCCCCTCAGTAGGTCGTAAGGATCCGGATCTTCCGCGGGTAGGGAGTGCAAAGTCGGTAGAACAAGTCACTGCGGAGGTGAGAATGTGCAGACCCTCATTTCCGATGGAAGAGAGAGGTGATGAGGTTTTCTTCCTTGGGCTTAATTCTCATTTGCAAAGCGCAGCAGCTTGGGAGAACACACAGGGAGAGCTTTCCCCTGTAAGTTGTAGGGGGAGCAGGTTCTCTTTCTAGGAGAAAAAGCTCAAAGAAAGATCGCCTGGTGAGAGTTCTGATACCAGCCCTTCAGCGGCCCTCCACCCCCGGCTGTGGGGGGCATGAAATCCACTGCTGCCAACAGCCGCAGCAGGGCAAACACAGCCAGCCTGGCATCTCGCTCCATCCAGTCAGTTCACAGAAGTCATTTCAGGTCAGGATCACAGAGCTTCACAAGATTTTAACCTTTTCCAGAACAGTATAGAGTGTTtctgattacacacacacacacacacacacacacacacacagcggaATATAAATTATGAATTGCATGGTGATTGGGAGTCTGAGTATTTATTTTCACATCCCTCATCCAGTTTAATGTTCTCAACAATCCAACCAGAAAGGGCATGATCATTAAACCCATTTCACAGGCAGGTAACCGAGGCCCACTGGGATTGGATTTGCTGGGGATCCCTTGAGTAGGAGTCACTCTTCCGTCTGCTGCCCCAGGAGACAGCACTCTTCCCCGGGCACTGCCACTCTCTTCCTCATTTAGTCAAGACTTAACTCAAAGTAACACTGGAAAAAGTATACACACAGTAAACCACATGAAGTTAATCTTAGGAAGAAAGGTTAAACCATATCAAAATATTGAGTTAAAAAGTCCGGCTCTGGGAAACCTAACTgctaggaaaaaaagacagaaatagaaaatagtaaaaataagaatagaaataagTAGAAAAGCAGGGCTCACttccttgaaaatatatttaaaaaacatttttttaatgtttatttttgagagagatagagcacgagtaggggaggggcagagagagggagacaaagaatcaagagcaggctccaggctctgagctgtcagcacagagcctgttgtggggctcgaactcacgaactgggagatcatgacctgagctaaagttggacgctaaactgactgagccacccaggcgccccgaaaataaatttaacaaactaTTCTTAGGTAATAGGACGTTAcctaaaaatcaatattttttctgaaatga
Encoded proteins:
- the MPC1 gene encoding mitochondrial pyruvate carrier 1, encoding MAGALVRKAADYVRSKDFRDYLMSTHFWGPVANWGLPIAAINDMKKSPEIISGRMTFALCCYSLTFMRFAYKVQPRNWLLFACHATNEVAQLIQGSRLIKYEMTKKASA